The Halomonas qaidamensis genome includes the window GGCATCCAGCGTAGTATAAACATAATCTTTTTATCATCTGGGCTGTACTTTGCGTGAAAGCCATAACACCCACCATTCTCTAGATCTAGCTCCTTAAAATCTTTCTCTAGCGCAGTATATATATCGTAAAAGCTAAGTAATAGATGTGTCTTCTTGCTTTCAGTAGATGTGACATACAAACCATCATCTTTTGGAAAGCCAACATTATATTTTCTAGATGAGGGGGGAATATGTGTACCGTACCCGGGTTGTACTCTATTAATGCGATTCAAACAGGGAGATATAAAATGCTCACCACTATTCTTTACGAAATAAACTGAGCCTGTATAAGCTTTCTCTGAATCAGTGCTTAACGAATATTTGACTGCATATGGAGACCAATTTTCTGTATCCATTCTATTAAAGAATAGATCATCATCTGTAGCCCCCCACTGTACGTGTGCACCAACCTGCGTGTCCCATGCCTGAGTCAATGTGCGATATATATACTCGCCACTTGATAACTCAATAATACACACATTAGCATAATCGCCATGCTTAGGCATTGATGTGTCTGACGTGAACTCTGTCACTGCTAAAAAGCGGCCACTTGGGCTTATTGCAGATGTGTCATAAAAACGATGTATTGAAGGTTTTTTTGTATCAAGCGGTGCGTAAATAGGTACGATTGACTCGACACTTTTATATCTAAATTCAGCGGAAACCATATCAGTCCCTATTCAGTAATTTCACTTTCAAGCCGTTCAACACGTCGCTTCTTTTCACTTGCTTAGTGCCAAAGAGCGAAATAATTGTTGGATCAACGCCGATGCGCTTACGAATAAATATTACTGCAAGTAAGTTCCACATTACTTTTGAAATAATAAAACTAATGGCTGCACCATTGATTCCCATATAGTGAGCAAAAATTGGAAGCAGCATTAAAGAAATAATCAAGCTACCACCCTGAAACGTAATTTGCAGCCAATGCATACCCGATAATTGAAACAATAGTACTGTTGAACCGGTCAAAGCATTAATAAGCATTCCTACAACTAACAATCTCATTAATACATCGTACTCAACATAAGAAGAATCAAAAATCAACATGAAGTATGGTGCGAAAACAAGCATTATCAAGCATGCTACCAATGTCGGTATGCTTAATAAAAAAATGGCAGCATTACATTCTAACTGAAGGTTCTTGATATTTTTTTCTGCAACCGCCTTTGATAATTTAGGTGCTACCACTAACGAAATGGTCATAAGAAAAAGATTGATCAATTCAGCTGTTTTTAACGCTGCGAAAAAAGCCCCTACCACTTCATTTTCAAAAATCCTACCAATAACAATTGTATAAAGGTATAAATCGGCGCCTGATATAACAGCAACTAGTGTTAAACCTGCACTTGTACTCAGCCATGATTTTACTTTAAATTTTGGCTTGAACTGCCTAAGATCACTTGCTCCTTTAGAAATTAACAAGATATGTAACACGACAATAACAAAAAGTATTGATGCCATGACCAAAAACACAGCTAATAGCCTATTATATTCTACATACCAACTTACTATTGCTATAAATAAACAAATAACTAAAATACGCCAAATTAAGTCTCTAGTAGCAATTGCTAACAATGTACGATTTTGAACGCGAAGTGCGCCAATTGTTGACTGACTGAATGAATACAGGAAGCATAAGACAGCACAATAAATTACCACTTCACTAGCCGCACTTCTATCTTGATAATATAGTGTTAAAAATAAAACTATTGAAACCAACAGCGCTATAAGAGCAGTAGTCACAAAGGAAAAATAATAAACTCCTTTCTCAAGGCTTTTATCTTTATGAACTTGTGCGGCGGGTATTTCTTTAACTATCAGCATTTGCTGCCCAAAGCCACCCACTAATGCCGCTAACATTGCAGCACTAAAAAAGTAGCTAAAAACACCAAAATCGTTCGCAGTCATATACCTAGCCACTATCGCAAATAGCAAGTAGCTTGAAAATGCTGCTGTTACCTTCACTAGAAAAGCTAGCCCAGAGCTTACTATCGTATTGTTAAGCAATTTTTTTTTGATCACGGTATTCTCGTTAGCTTGTACTTAAGAGTCGTTTTCTAAACTGGTTCGTACGAGCTGGATAAAACTTAGTAAAAAGGCCGCACCGATAGCTAATAGAGTACTAAGTAGACCTCCTACGATGAGAATGAAAAACTTTCCAGGACCGACAGGCTCTATGCTTTTGGAGGCAATATGTACAATGCTGCCAGGGATTAGGTTTGCCAAATTTGTACGTATTTCATTTGCTTGTATTGAATAGCGAGCTATTAACTCTGCTGTCATAGGATTATTTGAGTTACTTAATGACTCGATAGATTGCTGTATATTTTCCAATTGCGCTTCTAAAATACCACGATGTTTTTCTATCTTTTCGTGCTGATCAGTAGAAACCCTATCTAACAGTTGTTTATGGAACGAGGCAATCTCATCCGCTAGACCTACTTCTGCTTGTGTTGCTAAACGTAATAATATGGTGTCTTTTGGTGCATTTACTTTAATCTCAAAAGGCATCGACGTTAGCTCATGGCCATCTAAATATTCGACCACTAGCGAGTCTAAGTAAACATTGTTAGTTTTTGCTATTAATGACTGCATTGACTCTATAGCAATATTTGGTGCAGTTTCTGCTGACTGGTAAACCGACGTGTACTGATAGCTGCGTGGCATTATCAGAGCGTAGCTTAGCGTGGCTAAGATAGCTAAAATGAAAATACTTATCACTAATACCTTTTTCTTAACTAAGATTTTAATCAAGTCAACCAATGTTATTTCTTGACTTCGATCTTCATATTTAGGCGTTTTAGCGCTCACTTTTCTCTCCATCTTTATTTATATGCTTGCTGTGCTTATCTTTAAGCAAATTTTTTTACAAGTGTAATGTACTGCAGAGGACAACGTTGATAATAATTATCGTTTATAACAACTACTGCCAAGTACTTCTTTTAGCCACGCTACCGCCCAGGGATTACCGGACGCCTTCCCTTGCCCAACTCATCAGCTTGTATGGCTACCTATAACGTCTGACCTATGAATCGTTTTCACAATTCTTTGCTACGCCACCACTATGTTTTGCTTGTTACCACTATGTTTTGCTTGTTACCACTATGTTTTGCTTGTTACCACTATGTTTTGCTTGTTACCACTATGTTTTGCTTGTTACCACTATGTTTTGCTTGTTACCACTATGCTTTGCTTGCTACCACTATGCTTCCAGCTACGAACCATGACATCACTTACACGCCATTTTGTCACTTGTCCTATGTTCACGCCCTCTAGGCGTCCATTTCTCTTCTACCGGCTTTTACGACTGTTTTTTGTTGATATCACTTATTTTTATTTTGTTCTTTGAACTTGCGGTTACCTAACTAGATTACTTAATCCTCATAATTATTGGGCAACCCTATTTGTTTAAGCCGTTGTTTCACCGAGGGGCAATAAAGTTTGCCTATCATACCTGTTTGATGGCTGCTATGTAACTCAGCTTAGTTAGATCTTTTAACGTGTTCTAACACCCCGTTACCATAAGCACTCTATTCAAAACTCTGTATATTACGCTAAAACGGGGCTTGTTCCTAAAGCTCAGACAAAAGTAACCCAGCCATCAAGTGCTTCATATAGAATTTTGGACATGCGTATTGGGTCGCATATGAAAATAAGTCAGCCACAAAAAAACCGGCCTCAAAGAGGCCGGTTCTATTCTACTTACAGGGGTTACTACCTGCTAAGCATGGCTAAGGCCAAGCTTAGAAGTGGTAACGTGCGCCTGTCAGGTAGTATACGTCATCGCCGTCAGCACTGATTTCAGAGTCACGGCCATCAAGAGTAACGTTGATGGACTGCTGGTCAGCTTGGTTCAACTCCAGGAACACGTCGAAGTTGCTGGAAACTTTGTAGTAAGAACCCAGAGACCAAGCAGTACGGTCGTCGTCTTGGCCATCAGGATCTACGTTGTAGATATCAGCAGCGAATGCCCAAGGACCAGTGGTGTAAGTACCACCCAGACCGACGGTGTCGTAGCCGCCACCAAGAGTGTCGCTGTTTTCACGACCTTCATAACCTAAACGAAGAGACAGCTGATCATTTACGGCGTAAGAACCGATCAGACCACCCAGCATTTCGCCGTTACCGCCGCCACGTACTACGTCGTCAACAAAACCCAGACCTACAGTGATCGGGCCTTGCTCGTAGCGTACGCCACCCTGTGCAGCAACTACGTTGCCTTCATCACGAACCGGCTCAAGTTCGCCACGCTCGCTGTAGTGTTTCAGCTGCAGGAAGGCAGTCCAGCCTTGTAGATCAGGCGTGTAGTAACCGATAGAGTCGCCACGCGACTGTTTCGGGTGACCAGAGAACTCTAGACCACGATCGATGTAAACATCGAACGGCAGAGAAACAAACTGGTTGTAGAAGCTGTCGAAGTTACCGGCTTGTACAGTACCGTACTGCTTGCTCTGTACGCCCAGGTAGCTCTGACGAATTTCAGTGAAGCCAGAATCGGTGTAACGCTCGTCGCCTTTAAAGCGCCACTCTAAACGACCGAAAGCGGTCAGGTCAGAGTTAACTTCGTGGCTCATGCGCAGGCCAAGACGAGAGTAGACATCAACGAATTCTTCGCTGTTGTCGATTTTTTTGTCAGCGTCGTTGTACTCGGGGCCGCCACCAGCGATACCCATGGCGATACGGCCATAGACGTCGAGTTTGGTGCCGTCTTGGTCATAGACGGTAGCTGCTTGAGCGGCAGCAGAGGCACCGAGGGCGCCAATGATAGCAGTCGCTAAAAGTGTCTTTTTCATGATGTAGGTTCCTTAACTAGCTTACTGTTTCGATCGTTTCTACAGACTTGTCATAAAATTATTATGAAGCCTGCAGTTGGCTTGTGGGCCATGCTCTTTTTTCCATCCTCCGGTTTTTCCCGGTGGTATGCGGCATGTCCTCAATCAAGCCTTGTTATAGTCCAATGCTCGCAGATCAAACTCTATACTGGGATTCCAGTGAACGCAATAGAAAAAAACAGTGTTTTTTTACGATTTGCCTTATTTTAAGGAACCCACGGGGCGTTGACTGGTCTCAGTGCTCGGTAAATTTTTGTTGCAAGCCTCTTAATTTATCTTCAAGGCTAAGCGGTTTTGTTAATTCGTCTTTTTTGGGGCTTTTTTCATTTCCGCCGTCATTCCCACCATGGCTAGGCGCTGATTGAGGCAAAGATGCTGCTTTGTTAGGCACTTGCGGTGGCTGTCGTTTCGACGGGCGTGCTGCAGGCGTTGGCGTATGTTTACCCTGGCTTTGTTTACCCTGGCTTTGTTTGCGCCGCTCATTGGCATGTCGCGCCGCTTCTTTATCAACGGTGCCTGCGGAATTTCCATCTAAATCTATTCGCTCAGCGCCTTCCCGCATTGATTTTATATACCGAGGGAGATTTACATAATTCGCAAGCGTGCGACGAATTAATTTTCCTGACCACGGTTCACGCTGAGCAAGGTCTTGATGAATACCTACTTTTAACGGCTTTGTGTGACCGGTAAAAAATGCTTTAGGGTAGCGTTCATACCACTGATTAAGAAGTGACTGGGGGGACGGCGGCGGAGAAGCATCTTTGGCGGCCGATGCTTCATCAACCATCGGCAACTCTAGCTCGTGATGCGTTTCAGATAGCTGCTTAGCGTCAGATAACTGTTTAGCCTCGGGTGATTGCTGGGACAGTTCTTGAAATAGATCTTGAGATAGATCTTGAGACGGCCCTTCCGACGGTACTGAGCGGTGTGTAGGCTGCGAAGGCGGTAAGCACTGCTGTACCTGAGCAGACAATTGCTGTCTAAGCGTATCGTTCTCTTCACGCAGCGTACTCAGCTCGGCTTTAGTCTGTTCAAGTCGCGCTTCCAGTGCTTCTAATAGCTCTAATACACTTGCGGCCATACCCCCTCCTTTGCGTTAATCAGTCGGCGATCCGCTCGTAAACGACAAAGTCGTATTGAGGCTGTCCTTCTGCTGGCGTACCCGCTACGCGCTGAATTTCCTGCCACTCTTTCATAGAGAATTCAGGGAAGACGGCATCACCTTCAACATTCACATCGACTTCAGTAATATAGAGGCGTTGCGCATAAGGAAGCGCTTGTCGGTAGATCTCGCCCCCTCCCATCACCATAATTTCTTCGGCAGCTTCAATAGTAGCTTGTTGGTCAGCCAATGCTAATGCCGCTGGTAATTCATGGCATATTCTCACGCCTTCAGCCGTAAAGCCTGTGTCACGAGTGACAACAATATTGAGCCGATTGGGCAACGGCTTACCTATCGAAGCGTAGGTTTTACGCCCCATGACTAGCGGCTTGGCTTGGGTCATACGTTTGAAGAATTTTAAATCTTCAGGCAGGTACCAGGGTAGTTTACCTTCTACGCCAATTACCCGATTTTTAGCCATTGCCACAATCATGGCGACCGGCACTAACGGTTCATACACACTGTGCTGGTTCATACGGCTACCTGTGCTTTGATGTGTGGGTGCGATTCATATCCATCAATATGGATATCGTCGAAGGTAAAATCGAACAGGTTAGTGACCTGGGGGTTAAGCACTAAACGTGGCGGCGCTTTAGGTATACGGCCCAATTGTTCTTGGGCCTGCTCTAAATGATTGCTGTAGAGATGTGCATCGCCTAGCGTATGCACAAACTCACCTGGCTCAAGGCCGGTTACCTGGGCAACCATGGCAAGCAGTAGCGCATAGCTTGCAATATTAAACGGCACGCCTAAAAAGATATCGGCACTACGCTGATAAAGCTGGCACGAGAGACGCCCATTAGCCACGTAAAATTGAAACAAACAGTGGCAAGGCGGTAACTTCATTTCATCGACTTGACCTGGATTCCAGGCTGAAACAATCAGTCGCCGCGACTGGGGAGTGGTGCGAATTTGCGCTAACACGTTGGAAATCTGATCAACGCTTCCACCGCTTGGGGCCGGCCAGCTGCGCCATTGGTAGCCATAAACAGGACCAAGGTCACCATTTTCATCTGCCCATTCGTCCCAGATGCGCACGCCGTTCTCTTTAAGATACCCAATATTGGTATCGCCTTTAAGGAACCACAGCAGCTCATGAATGATAGAGCGTAGGTGTAGCTTTTTTGTGGTGAGTAGCGGGAAGCCGCGCGAGAGATCGAAGCGCATTTGATGACCAAACACTGAGCGCGTACCAACGCCAGTGCGGTCATTCCGGTCAACGCCCTGCTCCAGCACAGTGCGCATTAAGTCTAGGTACGGCTGTTCAAGCGCGTCTTTCGGCGTGGGCGTTATTGCAGTCACAGAAATTCCAGATTAAAAATCAATTTGGGCACATATTCTATACGCGTAAACATCAGGCAGCCAGGAGCATTCTCCTCACTCCTCACTCCTCACTCCTCACTCCTCACTCCTCACTCCTCACTTTCTACACCTTGGCATCAACGGGTTGGTTGCGTGACCAAGCAATAAAGAGTAGACCTAGCGCAATCATCGGGAGCGTGAGCAGCATCCCCATCGTGAACCAGCCAAAGGCAAGGTAGCCAATGTGGGCGTCGGGCATGCGTACAAATTCAACCATAAAGCGGAAAACGCCATAACCTAGTAGGAATAAACCCGATAAGAACCCTCTAGCACGTGGTTCAGCAGACACCCACCACAGAATGGCAAACAGTATGATCCCTTCCAGGAAAGCTTCATAAAGCGCGGAAGGATGACGTGGCTCTGGCCCCATACCAGGAAACGGCATTCCCCAAGGTAGCGACGTTACACGCCCCGGGAGTTCATGGTTGATGAAATTACCAATCCGTCCTGCACCTAAACCGATGGGTACCAGAGGGGCAATAAAGTCCGTTAATGTGAAAAATGCCAGCTGTTTACGACGTGCAAATAGCCATGCCGCTAACAGCACCCCTAGTAAGCCACCATGAAAACTCATACCGCCATCCCACACGCGGAATACCCATAATGGGTCAGCGGCCCACTGGCCTAACCCGTAAAACAGCGCATACCCTAGCCGCCCTCCTACTACCACACCAATGGCACAGTAAAACAGTAAATCACCAATATCATCTTTCGTAAGGCCAATACGCGGTGCCCGCTTACACCCTAACCACCATGCCGCAACAAAGCCCACTACATACATTAAGCCGTACCAATGGACCTGCAGCGGGCCTAATGAAATAGCGACAGGGTCAATCGTTGGGTAATTAATCATTGAGCATCTCTAGAGGTAACAGGAGGAAAATAGCAGGTGAAAAACAGCAGCGTGACATCAGCGAGTTAAGCCGCTATTCAAAATTACGCCAATATAAAGCGTATACCTACGGCGGCCAGCAAAGCTGCAAACGAAAATCTCAGTACATTGGCTGGAAGCACATGGGCTAAGCGAACGCCAATTCGGGCAAAGGGAACACTTGTAAGCACAATACCAATAAATGCAGGCCACATGACGAATCCAGTCGCCCAGGGCGGTAACAGCGGGTTACCCCATCCCACCACTATAAACGTTATTGCCCCAACGGCTGCTATTGGTAAGCCACAAGCAGCGGAAGTTCCCACTGCCTGGGTCATACTCGCACCGCACCGAGAGAGCCAGGGAACCGTCATTGCACCACCGCCGATGCCAAACAGCGCTGATATAGTGCCTACCACGCCGCCGGCAATGGCCATGGGGGCGTTGCCCGGCGGCACACTACCTGGCTTAGGTGAAAGGCCAAGCACCATTTTAGTGGCTAATAGCAACACAAATACGCCGAACAACGTGCCTAGCACAGTGCCGGAAAGGTTGTCTGCGATAAAACCGCCACCAATTGCCCCTAGCATTAGCCCTGGCAACAACGCCATAAACCATGGTTTATGAATACTACCTTTTCGATAATGTCCTAACGCTGACGAAGCACCGGTAATAACAATGGTTGCTAGTGATGTACCCACCGCTAAATGCATGGTGATTTCAGGGGCCACTCCTTGTAGACCGAATGCAAACACCAGCGCAGGAACAATGATTAAACCGCCCCCCACACCAAACAGTCCGGCCATCGTACCTGCCGCTGAGCCCAACAATAAATATCCTGCCCAAATACTCAATGCTGTCATTTTTGTTGCACCTGATTATGCGCGCCAGGCACCCACTTAGTGATCATACTGAGCAGCGTTTCAGGCTTGTAAGGCTTTGCTAATACGTCATCTATTCCTGCAGCGTTATAAGCATCGGCACCCGTGTTATCGACATTAGCGGTCAGCGCGATCAATGCGCTACGCTGTTGGCCGCCACTAAGGTGCTCGAAGGTTCGCCAGCGGCGTGCGGTTTCTAGCCCATCTAATGTCGGCATAAAAATATCCATAAATACGAGGTCATAAAAGGTCGTTTGCTGGCGGTCTAGCGCCTGCTCGCCACTACTAACACCATCCACCTGAAGCCCTTGAGTTTCCAACATTTGACGCGCCAGCATTAAATTAACAGGGCCATCGTCAACGACCAGAATACGTAGCTTGCGCTCTAAAATAGCGTGTGGCTGTTCATAGTCGTCTGTTTCATTGACGCTTTGCTCAGCAAAATTAGCAAGTAATGCACGTATATCTGCCAATCTCTCACGCACGTAGGTAATATTTTTTTGGCATGCATGCGAATGGACTTCTTCCAACATAGTGCTTAAATAATCAAACAGCGTGTCGGCTTCGCGTTGTAGCAACGTTAAATAGCCTGATTTTAAACGTGACTCCTCACGCGCGCGGTCACGTCCTGCGATAAGATGCTTCAACTGTTTTTGATGGTGATGAAGGTCATCAAGCAAGGTGGGGTCGGGTTTAATGTGGACACCAGAAGTCGCTGGCAACTGCTTATTTCTTAAAGCACGTTCGACGCTGACTAACCATTGATTAACCGACGCTAAGCGCGTTAAAGGCAGCTCCCCCGCGTTTTTTACTGCTGCTGGCTCCTTCACATCAGCCTTTGAAGCTACTAGCATCGTCGCTACTGCATTCGCATGGTGCTCCAGCTCTGCAAGCTCTTGCATAAAGCGGGCATCTTTCTGTTTTGCACGACTTTTAATCAACATCAAAAAAACGCTAACGTTTAAACAACTGCCTAACAGCAGTGCTAATGTTAGCCATAGCGTGGTGCTCCACGATGTTTGTCCTGGTGAAAGCCCCCAAACGACCCATCCGACCAATACACAGAGCAGTACCAATGCCACCTGTACCAGTAAAAGAGGCCATAAAATAGGCCAAACGATGG containing:
- a CDS encoding lipopolysaccharide biosynthesis protein, giving the protein MIKKKLLNNTIVSSGLAFLVKVTAAFSSYLLFAIVARYMTANDFGVFSYFFSAAMLAALVGGFGQQMLIVKEIPAAQVHKDKSLEKGVYYFSFVTTALIALLVSIVLFLTLYYQDRSAASEVVIYCAVLCFLYSFSQSTIGALRVQNRTLLAIATRDLIWRILVICLFIAIVSWYVEYNRLLAVFLVMASILFVIVVLHILLISKGASDLRQFKPKFKVKSWLSTSAGLTLVAVISGADLYLYTIVIGRIFENEVVGAFFAALKTAELINLFLMTISLVVAPKLSKAVAEKNIKNLQLECNAAIFLLSIPTLVACLIMLVFAPYFMLIFDSSYVEYDVLMRLLVVGMLINALTGSTVLLFQLSGMHWLQITFQGGSLIISLMLLPIFAHYMGINGAAISFIISKVMWNLLAVIFIRKRIGVDPTIISLFGTKQVKRSDVLNGLKVKLLNRD
- a CDS encoding Wzz/FepE/Etk N-terminal domain-containing protein, with the protein product MSAKTPKYEDRSQEITLVDLIKILVKKKVLVISIFILAILATLSYALIMPRSYQYTSVYQSAETAPNIAIESMQSLIAKTNNVYLDSLVVEYLDGHELTSMPFEIKVNAPKDTILLRLATQAEVGLADEIASFHKQLLDRVSTDQHEKIEKHRGILEAQLENIQQSIESLSNSNNPMTAELIARYSIQANEIRTNLANLIPGSIVHIASKSIEPVGPGKFFILIVGGLLSTLLAIGAAFLLSFIQLVRTSLENDS
- a CDS encoding porin; the protein is MKKTLLATAIIGALGASAAAQAATVYDQDGTKLDVYGRIAMGIAGGGPEYNDADKKIDNSEEFVDVYSRLGLRMSHEVNSDLTAFGRLEWRFKGDERYTDSGFTEIRQSYLGVQSKQYGTVQAGNFDSFYNQFVSLPFDVYIDRGLEFSGHPKQSRGDSIGYYTPDLQGWTAFLQLKHYSERGELEPVRDEGNVVAAQGGVRYEQGPITVGLGFVDDVVRGGGNGEMLGGLIGSYAVNDQLSLRLGYEGRENSDTLGGGYDTVGLGGTYTTGPWAFAADIYNVDPDGQDDDRTAWSLGSYYKVSSNFDVFLELNQADQQSINVTLDGRDSEISADGDDVYYLTGARYHF
- a CDS encoding ProQ/FINO family protein; this translates as MAASVLELLEALEARLEQTKAELSTLREENDTLRQQLSAQVQQCLPPSQPTHRSVPSEGPSQDLSQDLFQELSQQSPEAKQLSDAKQLSETHHELELPMVDEASAAKDASPPPSPQSLLNQWYERYPKAFFTGHTKPLKVGIHQDLAQREPWSGKLIRRTLANYVNLPRYIKSMREGAERIDLDGNSAGTVDKEAARHANERRKQSQGKQSQGKHTPTPAARPSKRQPPQVPNKAASLPQSAPSHGGNDGGNEKSPKKDELTKPLSLEDKLRGLQQKFTEH
- a CDS encoding dihydrofolate reductase → MNQHSVYEPLVPVAMIVAMAKNRVIGVEGKLPWYLPEDLKFFKRMTQAKPLVMGRKTYASIGKPLPNRLNIVVTRDTGFTAEGVRICHELPAALALADQQATIEAAEEIMVMGGGEIYRQALPYAQRLYITEVDVNVEGDAVFPEFSMKEWQEIQRVAGTPAEGQPQYDFVVYERIAD
- a CDS encoding thymidylate synthase encodes the protein MTAITPTPKDALEQPYLDLMRTVLEQGVDRNDRTGVGTRSVFGHQMRFDLSRGFPLLTTKKLHLRSIIHELLWFLKGDTNIGYLKENGVRIWDEWADENGDLGPVYGYQWRSWPAPSGGSVDQISNVLAQIRTTPQSRRLIVSAWNPGQVDEMKLPPCHCLFQFYVANGRLSCQLYQRSADIFLGVPFNIASYALLLAMVAQVTGLEPGEFVHTLGDAHLYSNHLEQAQEQLGRIPKAPPRLVLNPQVTNLFDFTFDDIHIDGYESHPHIKAQVAV
- the lgt gene encoding prolipoprotein diacylglyceryl transferase; its protein translation is MINYPTIDPVAISLGPLQVHWYGLMYVVGFVAAWWLGCKRAPRIGLTKDDIGDLLFYCAIGVVVGGRLGYALFYGLGQWAADPLWVFRVWDGGMSFHGGLLGVLLAAWLFARRKQLAFFTLTDFIAPLVPIGLGAGRIGNFINHELPGRVTSLPWGMPFPGMGPEPRHPSALYEAFLEGIILFAILWWVSAEPRARGFLSGLFLLGYGVFRFMVEFVRMPDAHIGYLAFGWFTMGMLLTLPMIALGLLFIAWSRNQPVDAKV
- a CDS encoding sulfite exporter TauE/SafE family protein, which translates into the protein MTALSIWAGYLLLGSAAGTMAGLFGVGGGLIIVPALVFAFGLQGVAPEITMHLAVGTSLATIVITGASSALGHYRKGSIHKPWFMALLPGLMLGAIGGGFIADNLSGTVLGTLFGVFVLLLATKMVLGLSPKPGSVPPGNAPMAIAGGVVGTISALFGIGGGAMTVPWLSRCGASMTQAVGTSAACGLPIAAVGAITFIVVGWGNPLLPPWATGFVMWPAFIGIVLTSVPFARIGVRLAHVLPANVLRFSFAALLAAVGIRFILA
- a CDS encoding response regulator, with the translated sequence MQRYQREHFWNAIVWPILWPLLLVQVALVLLCVLVGWVVWGLSPGQTSWSTTLWLTLALLLGSCLNVSVFLMLIKSRAKQKDARFMQELAELEHHANAVATMLVASKADVKEPAAVKNAGELPLTRLASVNQWLVSVERALRNKQLPATSGVHIKPDPTLLDDLHHHQKQLKHLIAGRDRAREESRLKSGYLTLLQREADTLFDYLSTMLEEVHSHACQKNITYVRERLADIRALLANFAEQSVNETDDYEQPHAILERKLRILVVDDGPVNLMLARQMLETQGLQVDGVSSGEQALDRQQTTFYDLVFMDIFMPTLDGLETARRWRTFEHLSGGQQRSALIALTANVDNTGADAYNAAGIDDVLAKPYKPETLLSMITKWVPGAHNQVQQK